In Silene latifolia isolate original U9 population chromosome 3, ASM4854445v1, whole genome shotgun sequence, a single window of DNA contains:
- the LOC141647902 gene encoding tetraspanin-6-like codes for MYRKSNTIIGFLNLFTLLMSIPIIGSGFYMAKNSSTCQNFLQTPLLVLGFLVLIVSLVGFIGACCHVTRALWLYLIIMLILIVVLMIVTVFGFVVTGQGGGAPVPGRVYKEYHLQDYSNWLRNRVKTDTNWDSIKGCILGSKTCGKVVGWTPFDYMRNDMAPLQSGCCKPPTSCVYGQTVIMGQDPDCYKWNNDPSVLCYACDSCKAGVLETIKRDWHKLSVLNVIVLVLLIALYSIGCCAFQNTRRVESTFPFGLNRMGKVRTGWDFW; via the exons ATGTACCGGAAGAGTAACACGATAATAGGGTTCTTAAACTTATTTACACTCCTAATGTCAATCCCTATAATTGGTTCAGGATTTTACATGGCAAAAAACAGCTCTACATGTCAGAATTTCTTACAAACTCCACTTCTAGTACTAGGTTTCCTAGTTCTAATAGTATCATTAGTAGGTTTCATAGGAGCATGCTGTCACGTGACACGGGCACTTTGGTTGTACTTGATCATAATGCTGATATTAATTGTGGTTTTGATGATAGTCACGGTGTTTGGGTTCGTGGTGACGGGTCAAGGTGGCGGTGCTCCGGTACCTGGAAGAGTGTATAAGGAGTATCATTTACAGGATTACTCAAATTGGTTAAGGAATAGAGTTAAGACCGATACGAATTGGGATAGTATTAAAGGGTGCATTCTTGGGTCTAAGACTTGTGGGAAGGTTGTTGGTTGGACTCCTTTTGATTATATGAGGAATGATATGGCTCCACTTCAG TCAGGATGCTGTAAACCACCGACGTCATGCGTATACGGGCAAACAGTGATAATGGGCCAAGATCCGGATTGCTATAAATGGAACAATGACCCGAGTGTGTTATGTTATGCTTGTGACTCTTGCAAGGCTGGAGTACTTGAAACCATAAAACGAGATTGGCACAAACTCTCTGTTCTCAATGTAATTGTTCTTGTGTTGCTCATTGCCCTCTACTCCATTGGCTGTTGTGCGTTCCAAAATACACGTCGGGTCGAATCCACCTTTCCATTTGGGCTCAACCGCATGGGTAAAGTCCGAACTGGATGGGATTTTTGGTGA
- the LOC141649568 gene encoding secreted RxLR effector protein 161-like has protein sequence MPHQQHLRAVRRILKYVAGTTEYGIFYSKVSDFKLVGYTDSDWAGCLDDRKSTSGYVFTLGSGAISWSSKKQETVALSSSEAEYAAISSATCQAIWLRRLLKGLLHEQKSPTIIYCDNKAAISLTKNAVFHSRTKHIDIRHHFIRDMVAKGMIELKFCGTNQQIADILTKSLSIAKVDDFRSQMGVCKL, from the coding sequence atgccccatcaacaacATCTTAGAGCAGTTAGAAGAATTTTGAAGTATGTAGCCGGCACTACCGAATATGGAATTTTCTATTCAAAAGTATCAGACTTCAAGTTAGTCGGATACACAGATAGTGATTGGGCCGGTTGTCTTGATGATCGAAAAAGCACTTCGGGTTATGTTTTTACTCTTGGTTCGGGAGCTATTTCATGGAGTTCAAAGAAGCAAGAGACGGTAGCCTTATCCTCATCTGAAGCAGAGTATGCGGCAATTTCTTCAGCTACATGTCAAGCTATTTGGCTTAGACGGTTGCTAAAAGGTCTCCTTCATGAGCAAAAGTCTCCTACAATTATTTACTGTGACAATAAAGCGGCAATATCACTGACAAAAAATGCCGTTTTTCACAGCAGAACTAAGCACATTGATATTCGACATCATTTCATTCGTGACATGGTTGCAAAAGGAATGATCGAGCTCAAGTTTTGTGGAACAAATCAACAAATAGCGGATATTTTAACGAAGTCACTTTCAATAGCAAAAGTTGACGATTTCCGATCACAGATGGGTGTTTGCAAGCTTTGA